The Apium graveolens cultivar Ventura chromosome 10, ASM990537v1, whole genome shotgun sequence nucleotide sequence accaatatagcatacatctttatcgaacttaaccttatgaccagcatcagtaagttgacttacactaataagattatatttcaaaccatcaactaaacgaacattagaaatggcaaacctgtcattaccaatagtgccttttccaataattctgacggtgtttgaatctccaagagtaactaagccaccttccttggcaactagagataaaaacttggatttatcacccgtcatgtgacgtgaacagccactgtcgatgatccatttatttcgcggaacatggaccttcaaacaaacctgcaagaattgctttatgtcttaggtacccacttaaccttgggtcctggttggttagtatcacaaatcttatataaatgtctatctgatttcttaatccacatctgaacgatattaacagaagtattagcagatttatatctagcagacgatttataagatgagttagaagagtggcccttgataccacataatctagattcagatgtagggtggccagctttcccacaatctcgacatttctcataaggcatcttataCTTCATAGGAGTTCGCTTGTAACCGCCTTGAAATGCACGTTTCTTGATTGACTCACAtcctaaacctcctttatcaagagaagatttttgttcaccaagaagagcattcaaagttccttctccatgaAAACATTTAGCTAAATCCTTTTCAAGCTGTTCGACTTTCTGCTTTAATTCAGGAACCAGGGGATCAGGAACACTGTCTTCTTTAACGGTTTCTGAATCAACAGATATTGACTCTTTCTTCAAGGCTTCAAGACATACATCTttcatctcaatctcatttttgagatatagattttcttcagtaagttttgaaaccctttcaagcaatgatttgttctcagcaactaaagcttcttccttcatggggtcatccatttcactaagaacttcacttaatgcttgttttaaataagcattcttttcttttaactttttaacctggacctgcaaattcaacatagatgaagatatatttgaattatacttaatattctgtacctcatcattgtcactggagttgtcctctagtccagcaaagcaaagttgagcaacttcatcgtctgaatcgatctccacgtcagattcatcatcactccaagtaattaatgccttctttttgttcttcagcttgtaacagtcctttttgaagtgccctttctttccacactcaaagCAAGTATCTTTGCTTTGATTCACTTTAACCTCCTTgctcggattagatttgaagtccttcttCATAAACTGCGATTTCACAGGTCATTTGGAGgcattccgtttggcaagaaatttatgaaacttctttgttagaagagcaatatcttcatcagaatcgtcaggagactcatctgcatctgcattaagtgcaagagttttcttacgaggagcttcatcttcttcatcatatctacgtagctgattttcgaattcctccaattcactgaacagtgttagagtatccatagtcgaaagcagtgttgaatcctgcagaatggtaacctttggagcaaacttctttggcattgctctgaggattttcctatttatctcagattgaggaatgatcctttccagaagtgagatggaattcatcaatgtcagaaacctcccttgagcatctcgcacgctttcatctctttccaacctgaaaccttcatagtcactcattagcatacttaattttacttcacgtaccttagacgtgccttcgtggctgactttgatcgtatcccaaatctgcttggcagtagtacatgctgaaacttttcttaattctgtagctaccatgccattgagaagtgagttcatagctttagcattggaattcattgcgttcacttcttcgggagagagatccttgagagattttggctttccttctttcataggaattgtgaaaccattttctacagcatcccattcaaatgcatcacgctggagaaagattttcattcgaaacttccagtcattgtagttttcagcaccatgaagcagtggtggataattgtttgaatacctatctggttgagccatggatcgctagcaaaataaacactaaaaagagaattaaatgcacctgctctgataccaaatgaaattcgatggctcgatagataaaataatattctaactgtcaaggcaaatgagacagtctcttatgcaaatgggacagtccctttacaaatgagacagggtatgggacagtctcaattacactgcagaaaataaataacggaaataaaatgcagaatgctgagAACTGAAAAGaaaaaacaccagaagttttcacttggttcggcccctacacctagtctatggcctacatccaagtccccatgccaactagcatagagaatgtattatatcaactttaataaaagaacttacaatcttttccttgattaccaatatagcacctgaaagaaaccctttcccaagctaccttgctacctagcccactgctattccttagccttctagctaccttgctatactttgaaatcaagcttgccacaacccggcacaaagttgatatgaatacactattcagttacaagaataaacaaattgattacaactcaaactaagtttcttgtttttctggatatgaatatctcgggtatgaaacaagaaaatgatttcagatgatgaaggattctcgtgaaagtgttagctacaaatctgaaatgaagatttgtatttataagcaaagttctaacagatttattttcaaacacaagataagattggaagataagtttgtttgaaaatatttgaatgaagcTTTTAAACAGATCTGTTAGTACGTTGaaaaagataaatcaagtaaagataaggcttgagagattttaaacttgatttataagataaagtggtgagtttgtttgagataaggtttatccagataaacaagataTACATAAAACCCTAACAAACCTAATCCTGAGAAATAGCCACCTGGAAAATCTGAAACACTGCAATCTCTGGACTCTAAACTGCTGTTATGTTGCAATCTGAATATCATCATAAACTCGTAGATTAACAATCAGACACAGTTTTAAGGTTTAATTAAACTGGTTTTTGTGATTTTCTTTCACTTTCACATACATAACCCCGAATGAACTTATGCATTTTTGTCATTTGACTTTAAACTTACTTCTTAACCCAACTCGCTTTGGTTTAACACTCAATTTTAGGGAAATACTAacatctacaaatgaaaagccaCTCTAAAAGAAATATGCCTCTAAATCTTACAGTTCTTCGGTGTGGATAACTTATACAAGTAACATAATGTAAGATAGGATTACAAATGTAAAACCAGCTGTATAATTCAAACTGCAACTTAGCTAACAACAGAAGTTATAACAAGGCCTTCCTAAATGAAAAATTTAAAGTATGACCACCAAATTTGACCTAAAACCAAAGCCCAACAAAGCTAGGCCAAAgctgaataaataaaataaactacaCTCATCAAGATGAAAGGGAAATAATACTATGAATCATGAAAAACAGAATCAACCAAGAGCAATTTACAAGCATAcaacataaaaatcatttatatGATATGTAAATGTTATAAAAATGTCAAGCACTAAATGCTAAACTTATCTCACAGCCTACAgtaattattaaattttgaaattaggaGTACATACAAATATTAGATAAACAACTAGAAAAGCTTAAAAAATAACGTGTTCTTGAAATGGAACTAGTTATAAAAACCTTGTATTTTTACAGTAAAATAAGCAATGTTCAACAACTTAGATTACTCGGCCTTAGTACTCGGGAGACTGCTCGGACTCGGCCCTATTTTCGATCCTGTTTTGCTCTATTCGGTTATAAGTCAGTCTTCTACTTGAGGAGACTCCCATCTTTTGACACCCTCCAAGGTGAAACTCCTCTCTAGACTGATAAAACCGGGGACATAAGTCATCGCACCAAATGTGAGAAACTCACCCTCCGGGAAAATATGATGTCGCAATGTTTTATGTTGAGGATGATAAGTGAACAATTGAAGTTGGTCACAATACATTAAGATGTTCCCATCTTTGAGAACTTTAAGAAGCCGAACCATGTCGGTATTTATACCTTCATGTAACGGAGGATTAGGAGTGATGATGAGTTTTTTACTCCAACTATCTTCCACGCCATAATCTCTCTTCACCCAAATAAAAAGTTCAGAGTATAGTGTTATATCACATATACACAAGCAACCTTTAAGTACTCCCAAGTTCCTAAAATGATTATGGACTCCCAAGATGCTAAAATGATCTGTATTCCCAGGAGCCCGTGGAGGAGCTTCCATTGAACGAAATAATTCTCTATCCAAATCGAAAACACATATTAGTTCACCAGCTAACCAATGGAGGCGGCCACTGACATAGTGACCCCTATCATGTTCATTCAGATGGAAGGGGACATGTCCTAGATCTCTCCACATGCCGGTTCCAAGCGTATAAACCTCGCTCCCTAGGTCATATTCAGTTGAAGGAAATCTACCCTTATAAAAACGTACAATCTTGTACTGTTGGTTCGATTCAACAAGTCTAAAGCCATAATATCCCTTTAAATATGATACTCTGGTGTACTCGGAATCTTGAAGGCGTATGTACTCTTGTGTAATTGGATTGCATACATATGCTGAATCATCATAACTATCTTCTAAGTATATTAACCCATTAACTGATCCAATTAACCCCACATAGTCTCCCAAGGCAAGTCCCGGGGAAAATCTCATCATAGGCTCGTGATGAATATCATGTTGGTGATGTTGGTCATCTAGTTCAACCACTGCAAGGTCACCATCATTGTCATCATCTACGTCCTCGGCGTCTCCTTGATGAAGTAAAAGCATTTTAGATGATATAGAGAGATGCAGACGCGAAAAAAATGGTTCTGAAACTATATTACACCATCTTTTGCACACGCTTTTGCATGACACTATTGTCCTCACAGGAGTTCTTGATATAATTTCAGCAATCAATTCTTCTAGTAAGTCCATAGTG carries:
- the LOC141690629 gene encoding F-box protein At3g07870-like translates to MDLLEELIAEIISRTPVRTIVSCKSVCKRWCNIVSEPFFSRLHLSISSKMLLLHQGDAEDVDDDNDGDLAVVELDDQHHQHDIHHEPMMRFSPGLALGDYVGLIGSVNGLIYLEDSYDDSAYVCNPITQEYIRLQDSEYTRVSYLKGYYGFRLVESNQQYKIVRFYKGRFPSTEYDLGSEVYTLGTGMWRDLGHVPFHLNEHDRGHYVSGRLHWLAGELICVFDLDRELFRSMEAPPRAPGNTDHFSILGVHNHFRNLGVLKGCLCICDITLYSELFIWVKRDYGVEDSWSKKLIITPNPPLHEGINTDMVRLLKVLKDGNILMYCDQLQLFTYHPQHKTLRHHIFPEGEFLTFGAMTYVPGFISLERSFTLEGVKRWESPQVED